The following proteins are co-located in the Clostridiaceae bacterium genome:
- a CDS encoding amidase domain-containing protein, whose protein sequence is MYFFRTLREMPYNRAKAVDYAHRWAYGRNPSYYDFEHIGGDCTNFASQCIYAGSGVMNFTPVYGWYYIDSYNRTPSWTGVNYLYNFLVGNKGVGPYAEEVDVEDIKPGDIIQLSFGGGIFHHSPVVVSTGYPVKLNNILVAAHTDDVDNYPLVNYQWEAIRFLSIKGVRVYN, encoded by the coding sequence ATGTATTTTTTCAGAACGCTCAGAGAGATGCCATATAACAGGGCCAAAGCGGTCGATTATGCCCACAGATGGGCTTATGGTAGAAATCCATCCTATTATGACTTTGAGCATATTGGAGGAGATTGTACCAACTTTGCTTCACAATGTATATATGCCGGGAGCGGAGTAATGAATTTTACGCCTGTATATGGTTGGTATTATATTGATTCATATAACAGGACACCCTCCTGGACAGGTGTGAATTACTTATATAATTTTCTGGTGGGAAACAAGGGGGTAGGACCTTACGCTGAAGAGGTAGATGTAGAAGACATAAAACCTGGAGATATTATCCAATTATCCTTTGGAGGAGGAATTTTCCACCATTCACCGGTTGTGGTCAGTACAGGATATCCTGTTAAATTAAATAATATCCTGGTTGCCGCTCATACTGATGATGTAGATAACTATCCTTTAGTCAACTATCAGTGGGAAGCTATAAGGTTTCTGAGTATTAAAGGGGTAAGGGTATATAATTAA